One stretch of Lysobacter sp. KIS68-7 DNA includes these proteins:
- the lptD gene encoding LPS-assembly protein LptD has translation MRTALRLTPLALCIGLSLSAHAQSMPDDFSLCPVTDAIPPFHDAPANGLHPGDRATQPTDIEGDTLSGTDVAPQFEGNVALNRGDQFLGADKLVYDSEKQTYVADGNIRYQDTSMRLIAKHAQGNQGTDEHEIDDLKYQLVSRRGNGESDRIELHGAQGELHGSTYSTCDPNDRRWELRAKRIDVDSAEGMAVAHNAVLHIGKVPVLYVPWFMFPIDDRRRTGLLFPSLASSSRNGIDYRQPIYLNLAPNYDMTLHPRIMTDRGEMLGGEFRYLNLRGRGTFTAAYMPHDDLRADEPGYGSRGHFSYNAFQNLSRNWQARANLIHISDTRYFEDFNNSINGIAMYNAYSIASLNGRGHGWSAIFSADHNQLADYTLTERSLPFDRVPRAAASWEGAWGKWFAAGVDGEAVRFHKNEAVVDPVTRQTLASGGNRLDIKPWISMPLEGASWFLRPTLAYRYTTYQVDQELVRLAGVEKSPTRAVPIASVDAGLYFDRAASLGGRSYLQTLEPRVFYLYSPYRDQSRFPVFDTSALTFSWGQLFRDNRYSGADRQADANQLTLALTTRLLRESDGRERLSASIGQIRYFDDSLVTLPRELPIEQGRSAWVADASWAPSDRWTVGASYQWNPKLREKDLVSLRGRYLMPNDGIVNLTYRFRRDVSEQADFSFLYPVNDSWSVVGRHYYSIMDSKPLEQILGVQWDSCCIAIRLVGRRYVENREGNLSRGILLEIELKGLGSAGQDTRKTLRRSILGYNRGDLYLVPPEQTTGQPPTDPDTQL, from the coding sequence GTGCGCACAGCACTCCGCCTCACCCCCCTGGCCTTGTGCATCGGTCTGTCGCTCTCGGCGCACGCGCAGAGCATGCCGGACGACTTCAGCCTGTGCCCCGTCACGGACGCGATCCCGCCTTTCCACGACGCCCCCGCCAACGGCCTGCACCCCGGCGACCGCGCGACGCAGCCGACCGACATCGAAGGCGACACGCTCTCGGGCACGGACGTCGCGCCGCAGTTCGAAGGCAACGTCGCGCTCAATCGCGGCGACCAGTTCCTCGGCGCGGACAAGCTCGTCTACGACAGCGAGAAGCAGACCTACGTCGCCGACGGCAACATCCGTTACCAGGACACCAGCATGCGGCTGATCGCCAAGCATGCGCAGGGCAACCAGGGCACGGACGAACACGAGATCGACGACCTCAAGTACCAGCTCGTCTCGCGACGCGGCAACGGCGAGTCCGACCGCATCGAACTGCACGGCGCGCAGGGCGAGCTGCACGGCTCGACGTATTCCACATGCGATCCCAACGATCGCCGCTGGGAACTGCGGGCCAAGCGGATCGACGTGGATTCCGCCGAGGGCATGGCGGTGGCGCACAACGCGGTGCTCCACATCGGCAAGGTGCCGGTGTTGTACGTGCCGTGGTTCATGTTCCCCATCGACGATCGCCGCCGCACCGGCCTGCTGTTCCCGTCGCTGGCGTCGTCCAGCCGCAACGGCATCGACTACCGGCAGCCGATCTACCTCAACCTGGCGCCGAACTACGACATGACGCTGCACCCGCGCATCATGACGGACCGCGGCGAGATGCTCGGCGGCGAGTTCCGGTACCTCAACTTGCGCGGCCGCGGCACGTTCACCGCCGCGTACATGCCGCACGACGACCTGCGCGCCGACGAGCCCGGCTACGGCTCGCGCGGGCACTTCTCGTACAACGCATTCCAGAACCTCAGCCGCAACTGGCAGGCGCGCGCGAACCTGATCCACATCAGCGACACGCGCTACTTCGAAGACTTCAACAACAGCATCAACGGCATCGCGATGTACAACGCGTACAGCATCGCGAGCCTCAACGGACGAGGCCACGGCTGGAGCGCGATCTTCAGCGCCGACCACAACCAGCTCGCCGACTACACGCTGACCGAGCGCAGCCTGCCCTTCGACCGCGTCCCGCGCGCCGCCGCGAGCTGGGAAGGCGCGTGGGGCAAGTGGTTCGCCGCCGGCGTGGACGGCGAAGCGGTGCGGTTCCACAAGAACGAAGCGGTCGTCGATCCGGTGACGCGCCAGACCCTGGCCTCCGGCGGCAACCGCCTGGACATCAAGCCGTGGATCTCGATGCCGCTGGAAGGCGCGAGCTGGTTCCTGCGACCCACGCTGGCCTACCGCTACACGACCTACCAGGTCGACCAGGAACTCGTGCGGCTCGCGGGCGTGGAGAAATCGCCCACGCGCGCCGTGCCCATCGCCAGCGTCGATGCCGGCCTGTATTTCGACCGCGCCGCGTCGTTGGGCGGCAGGTCCTACCTGCAGACGCTCGAGCCGCGCGTGTTCTACCTGTACTCGCCGTACCGCGACCAGAGCCGGTTCCCGGTCTTCGACACCAGCGCCCTCACGTTCAGCTGGGGCCAGCTGTTCCGCGACAACCGCTATTCCGGCGCCGACCGCCAGGCCGACGCCAACCAGCTCACGCTGGCGCTCACCACGCGCCTGCTGCGCGAGTCCGACGGCCGCGAACGCCTGTCGGCCAGCATCGGCCAGATCCGCTATTTCGACGATTCGCTGGTGACCCTGCCGCGCGAGTTGCCGATCGAACAGGGCCGCTCGGCGTGGGTGGCCGACGCTTCCTGGGCACCGAGCGACCGCTGGACCGTCGGCGCCTCCTACCAGTGGAACCCCAAGCTGCGCGAAAAGGACCTGGTCAGCCTGCGCGGCCGGTACCTGATGCCCAACGACGGCATCGTCAACCTCACCTACCGTTTCCGCCGCGATGTGTCCGAACAGGCGGACTTCAGTTTCCTGTATCCGGTCAACGACTCCTGGAGCGTGGTCGGCCGGCACTACTACTCGATCATGGACTCCAAGCCCCTCGAGCAGATCCTGGGCGTCCAGTGGGACAGCTGTTGCATCGCCATTCGGCTTGTCGGGCGCCGGTACGTGGAGAATCGCGAGGGGAACTTGAGTCGCGGCATCCTGCTCGAAATCGAACTCAAGGGGCTCGGCTCCGCCGGCCAGGACACGCGCAAGACGCTGCGGCGGTCCATCCTTGGCTACAATCGTGGCGATCTTTACCTGGTGCCGCCGGAACAGACCACGGGCCAGCCCCCAACGGATCCGGATACCCAGCTATGA
- the msrB gene encoding peptide-methionine (R)-S-oxide reductase MsrB has translation MRETPMPTPEGNPAGKSDAEWRAHLTPEQYAICRCSATERAFTGKYWDHKADGVYTCIACGTPLFLSDAKYDSGSGWPSYFEPVSPSAVTEHVDESHGMRRVEIRCASCDSHLGHVFPDGPPPTGLRYCINSAALDFHPVAEVGGG, from the coding sequence ATGCGCGAAACCCCCATGCCGACGCCCGAGGGCAATCCCGCGGGGAAGAGCGACGCCGAATGGCGCGCGCACCTGACGCCCGAGCAGTACGCGATCTGCCGTTGCTCGGCCACCGAACGTGCGTTCACCGGCAAGTACTGGGACCACAAGGCCGACGGCGTGTACACCTGCATCGCCTGCGGGACGCCGCTGTTCCTGTCGGACGCCAAGTACGACTCGGGCAGCGGGTGGCCGAGTTACTTCGAACCGGTCTCGCCCAGCGCCGTGACCGAGCACGTCGACGAAAGCCACGGCATGCGGCGCGTCGAGATCCGCTGCGCCAGTTGCGACTCGCACCTGGGGCACGTCTTCCCCGATGGTCCGCCGCCGACCGGCCTGCGCTACTGCATCAATTCGGCGGCGCTGGACTTCCACCCGGTGGCGGAAGTCGGGGGCGGCTGA
- a CDS encoding histone deacetylase family protein, with the protein MEFWSHDACLLHDTGPGHPERPERLIAVCEALRDAFPDVPWREAPRATRGQLLRVHDASLLATVLDTHSPNRVHVDADTVLSPASAEAALRAAGAAVAATEAVLHGRTQRAFCAVRPPGHHATRDIAMGFCLFDSIAVAAAHACDEGGLERVAIVDFDVHHGNGTQAIFEHDPRVLFLSSHQSPLYPDTGYPEERGDGNIHNAMLRPGAGGDAFRATWRDVLLPELDAFRPQLVLVSAGFDAHWRDPLAQLQLQAEDYAWVTDEIVAIAERHARGRIVSMLEGGYDLDALRESSVAHVAALIAD; encoded by the coding sequence ATGGAATTCTGGTCCCACGACGCCTGCCTCCTGCACGACACCGGCCCCGGCCATCCCGAACGTCCCGAGCGCCTGATCGCCGTCTGCGAAGCCTTGCGCGACGCCTTCCCCGACGTGCCTTGGCGCGAAGCCCCGCGCGCCACGCGCGGCCAGTTGCTGCGCGTGCACGATGCAAGCCTGCTCGCCACCGTGCTCGACACGCACTCGCCGAACCGCGTGCACGTGGATGCCGACACGGTGCTCTCGCCTGCCTCGGCCGAAGCCGCCCTGCGCGCCGCAGGCGCCGCGGTCGCAGCGACCGAAGCGGTGCTGCACGGGCGCACGCAGCGCGCCTTCTGCGCGGTGCGCCCGCCGGGGCACCACGCCACGCGCGACATCGCGATGGGCTTCTGCCTGTTCGACAGCATCGCGGTCGCGGCCGCGCACGCCTGCGACGAAGGCGGGCTCGAACGCGTGGCCATCGTCGATTTCGACGTGCACCACGGCAACGGCACGCAGGCGATCTTCGAACACGACCCGCGCGTGCTGTTCCTCAGTTCGCACCAGTCGCCGCTGTATCCCGACACGGGCTATCCCGAGGAACGCGGCGACGGGAACATCCACAACGCGATGCTGCGGCCCGGCGCCGGCGGCGACGCCTTCCGTGCCACGTGGCGCGACGTGCTGCTGCCCGAACTCGACGCCTTCCGCCCGCAGCTCGTGCTGGTCTCCGCCGGGTTCGATGCGCATTGGCGCGACCCGCTGGCGCAACTGCAGCTGCAGGCCGAGGACTACGCGTGGGTCACCGACGAAATCGTCGCCATCGCCGAGCGCCACGCCCGGGGACGGATCGTGTCGATGCTCGAAGGCGGCTACGACCTGGACGCGTTGCGCGAATCCAGCGTCGCGCATGTCGCGGCGCTGATCGCGGACTGA
- a CDS encoding cob(I)yrinic acid a,c-diamide adenosyltransferase, giving the protein MGNRLSRIYTKTGDDGTTGLGDGTRVAKDSARVSAYGTVDEANSAIGLLLATPLPGPQADAIATLLTTIQHQLFDLGGELCIPGHAAIQDTDVTALEAQLDAFNDPLPPLKDFILPGGGEAAARCHLARTIVRRAERETVTLSHHDSVRPEAIRYLNRLSDLLFVLARVLARDSGNGEVLWKHERRK; this is encoded by the coding sequence ATGGGCAACCGCCTCAGCCGGATCTATACGAAGACCGGCGACGACGGGACGACAGGTCTCGGCGACGGGACGCGCGTGGCGAAGGATTCGGCGCGCGTGTCGGCCTACGGCACCGTCGACGAGGCGAACTCCGCGATCGGCCTGTTGCTCGCCACCCCGCTGCCCGGCCCGCAGGCCGACGCGATCGCGACGCTGCTGACGACGATCCAGCACCAGTTGTTCGACCTTGGCGGGGAGCTCTGCATCCCCGGCCATGCCGCGATCCAGGACACCGACGTCACCGCGCTCGAAGCGCAGCTGGACGCGTTCAACGATCCGTTGCCGCCGCTGAAGGATTTCATCCTCCCCGGCGGTGGCGAGGCCGCGGCGCGCTGCCACCTGGCGCGCACCATCGTGCGCCGCGCCGAACGCGAAACGGTGACGCTCTCGCACCACGACTCGGTGCGCCCCGAAGCGATCCGCTACCTCAACCGCCTCTCCGACCTGTTGTTCGTGCTCGCGCGCGTGCTCGCCCGCGATTCGGGCAACGGCGAAGTGTTGTGGAAGCACGAGCGGCGCAAGTAA
- a CDS encoding DUF6580 family putative transport protein, translating to MKPASPFAPGPLALAGLIVLAALTRLLPHPPNFSPVEAIALFGGAYFASRAWALVVPLVGMFVSDMVLGVVNGGTYFEYFTHASFWLVYACIALSTLLGFNLRGRVTGARVLGYSLAGSVLFFLVTNFGTWATGTMYPHNAQGLMAAYVAGIPFFQWTVLGTLFYSAVLFGGFALLRRNVPALRAQTV from the coding sequence ATGAAGCCCGCCTCGCCCTTCGCGCCCGGTCCGCTGGCCCTCGCCGGCCTCATCGTCCTCGCCGCGCTCACGCGCCTGTTGCCGCATCCGCCGAATTTCTCGCCGGTGGAGGCCATCGCGCTGTTCGGCGGCGCGTATTTCGCCTCGCGCGCCTGGGCGCTGGTCGTCCCGCTGGTCGGCATGTTCGTTTCGGACATGGTGCTCGGGGTCGTCAACGGCGGCACCTACTTCGAGTACTTCACGCACGCCAGCTTCTGGCTGGTCTACGCGTGCATCGCGCTGTCGACGCTGCTGGGCTTCAACCTGCGCGGCCGCGTCACCGGCGCGCGCGTGCTGGGTTACTCGCTCGCAGGCTCGGTGCTGTTCTTCCTGGTCACCAACTTCGGCACCTGGGCGACCGGCACGATGTATCCGCACAACGCGCAGGGCCTGATGGCGGCGTACGTGGCGGGCATCCCGTTCTTCCAGTGGACGGTGCTGGGCACGCTGTTCTATTCGGCGGTGCTGTTCGGCGGCTTCGCGCTGCTCCGTCGCAACGTGCCGGCCCTGCGCGCCCAGACGGTCTGA